The following DNA comes from bacterium.
GGAGGGCGTCGTACAAGTCACCGGCGACGTCATCGTTCCCGAAGGCGTCACTCTAACAATCAAACCCAATGCCTTGATCAAGTTTGCCGCTAATAGCGACGATCAGGAAAGCGGTTACGATATTACAAAATGCGAGCTGATCATTGAAGGCGTACTCCGGGCCGAAGGCAAAGACAAATACGAGATTCGTTTTACTTCCGGCAGCTTTACCCTACCCAACGAAACTGCAAAAAACAACCTTCAGCCTCAAGCCAGCGATTGGTATGGGATCATCTTTAAACGCGGCAATCACGATCGCAGCATTGTTTCATACAGTGTAGTGGAATTTGCGTATGATGGCATCACGTGTATTAACGCGTCGCCAAGAATTTTCCGGAACCGTATAGAAGGTAATTACTGGAATGGCATTTTGTGCGATATCATCTCCTCGCCCAAAATCAATAATAACGAAATCCTGAATAACGGTTATGCCGGCATTAATTGCAAAATCAATTCAACGCCGAGCATTACCAATAACGAAGTCACGGGCAATCGCTACGGGATTTTGGTGCAAGACGTGTCGGAGCCGGTTATTGGCGATCTGCGCCTTGGAGAAAATGTTGGCCGGAATGCGATCTACAATAATCTGGAGTTCAACCTCTATAATCATACTAAAAACGTCATTTACGCTCAACGAAACGACTGGGGCGACAATACCAATGCCGATCGCAGTATTCACGATGACGACGAAAACGGCAAGTTTGGGCTCGTAGTTTACACCCCTGTTTACACTTCCGGTAAAGTTTCATTTGTTGAATTCCAAACTTTTGCGCCCATTGACAATAAAGCCGCCGAGGAAGAAAAAGCCAAACGCGAAAAAGAAATCGAAGCGCTCAAGAAAAAACTCGAAATTAAAAAAGAAGATAAAACCTCTCAAAGTAAAACCAGCGGATTGGAAGAAAAATCCAACGAAGAGCAAAAGAAAATCCTGGCCGAACAGCAGAAAGAAAAAGAGCGACTACAACTATTGGAAGAACAAGCTCGTCAACAGGAGCAAATACGGGTTGAGCAAGAAAAACAACTGGCCGTTCAGAAAAAATTAGAAGAAGATAAGAAAAAAGAAGACGCTAAGAAAACTGAAATAAAGAAAGAAGTTAAAACAGAAGCATTTATTCCTACAAAAATGGCCAATGAATTGGATAATAATCCCAAACCGGTTACAAAAGTCAATCCTGTGATGCCCGATCTGGCCAAAAAAGCTAATTTGAGCGGAACAGTATCATTGCGTGTTCTTGTCGGAACGGGCGGTATTCCTGAAGAAATATATGTTTCAAAACGCATTGGTAATAAAGATTTTGATCAAATGATCAACGATGCCGCTATCGGAGCCGTCAAACAATGGACTTTTGAAACAGGGTTGTCGGGCGGTCAAACTGTAAAATATTGGACGGTCGTTACGATTCTGATGAAATAAAAAAAAATAAATCTCACAAGGCTGTATTGATTTCAATACGGCCTTTTTTTATGCTCTTTAAGAACTTCTCAAAACTGCTGTTGCAGAACCTTTCCTTGTTCTATTAACACTCAAAGGTTTCCATGAATACTTATAACCCAATTCCCTACCAATTCGAACGTATGACAGAATCTACAATGATTCACCGAGCAAAAGAATTTTATGAGCACATGAATCATCGCCGTAGCATCCGTTTTTTTTCGGACAAGACTGTACCCCGCGAATGCATCGAATATGCGATTCGCACGGCCAATACGGCTCCTTCCGGCGCGCACAAACAGCCGTGGACATTTGTTATTATCGACGACCAGGAATTAAAAAAGCAAATTCGTATCGCTGCAGAAAAAGAAGAATTTATCAGTTACGAAGGCGGACGAATGACGCCAGAATGGTTAAATGCACTCGCGCCTTTGGGCACGGACTGGAAAAAACCTTTCCTGGAAATCGCGCCGTACATTATTGTTTGTTTCCGTCAAAAC
Coding sequences within:
- a CDS encoding energy transducer TonB, translated to MRSKGAIIILFVLQTAFVSAATTSGVLKGDETWEGVVQVTGDVIVPEGVTLTIKPNALIKFAANSDDQESGYDITKCELIIEGVLRAEGKDKYEIRFTSGSFTLPNETAKNNLQPQASDWYGIIFKRGNHDRSIVSYSVVEFAYDGITCINASPRIFRNRIEGNYWNGILCDIISSPKINNNEILNNGYAGINCKINSTPSITNNEVTGNRYGILVQDVSEPVIGDLRLGENVGRNAIYNNLEFNLYNHTKNVIYAQRNDWGDNTNADRSIHDDDENGKFGLVVYTPVYTSGKVSFVEFQTFAPIDNKAAEEEKAKREKEIEALKKKLEIKKEDKTSQSKTSGLEEKSNEEQKKILAEQQKEKERLQLLEEQARQQEQIRVEQEKQLAVQKKLEEDKKKEDAKKTEIKKEVKTEAFIPTKMANELDNNPKPVTKVNPVMPDLAKKANLSGTVSLRVLVGTGGIPEEIYVSKRIGNKDFDQMINDAAIGAVKQWTFETGLSGGQTVKYWTVVTILMK
- a CDS encoding nitroreductase family protein, translated to MNTYNPIPYQFERMTESTMIHRAKEFYEHMNHRRSIRFFSDKTVPRECIEYAIRTANTAPSGAHKQPWTFVIIDDQELKKQIRIAAEKEEFISYEGGRMTPEWLNALAPLGTDWKKPFLEIAPYIIVCFRQNYAVDPQGNHINHYYVHESVGIACGLLIAAIHTMGLVTLTHTPSPMNFLSKVLNRPENEKPFILFPVGYPAEDATVPDLTRKPLDQIIQWNDGRK